The following is a genomic window from Malus sylvestris chromosome 12, drMalSylv7.2, whole genome shotgun sequence.
acccataagagctctatgaatgttttcaagccataaaactcaaattttcaccattcaaaatggtgttaacatcctagggtacttaggggttccaaaagtcaccttaaaacatttttaacaagacaaacatgaaccaaaaaaatcaccctttggatttggccgaaaatccccaaaatcatggcaccaaattttagctccaatattcatcctcatatgaactacatctacaacatttgagatggcaaattttcaaacaaaatttacattcaaagaagcaagaataaagcttgtaacaattacaacttttaaatcataaacttatgaactacaaaacccaaaaggattcatcaactactagacctaggctctgataccacttgaaggatttattttgaaaaacatgttcatttgaataacatctatagcatgcaattaacaaattaaaggcggaatcatgcttgtatgcattcaaaaacaaaacattacccatgaaattcaaagcctagtagattggtgaaccaataatcaactcaaaacaaagtgagttgaaattaatacctttgtagattcctctttgcataagcaaaggctaatcacccaaagagataggggccttcattccttgcttcttagatccatggatttggatggaagaataggtttctccaagttcccaaaatagggaacctctaagtctcttcaccaaggtttgattgtagaagaaatgagtgaccttggagtagtaggattgctagatgtaccctccaaggtgttagcttctttagagagaaaatggagagacaattctcaccaattttcccccaaaataaaccctttttcacttcatgaatatttggctataaagtcatttatatagtcacttctttaagtgacctaaacaaccaaaaaaccctaattcatcttcatggccggaCATATAGagagatttgggcttttgggccttaatgaatctttattcattaaattgtcgtacaacttaagttaatgggcttgacgttcgaagcccattgggccttaaggtccaaaactatcccgaagtctttaacgaacttattcgtttgattaattaacatattaattaatccttgccataaataaatgattaaaccatttaatcattcttactcatttccgtttaatctccaatctctaccttttatggtgtgcgatccattaggttcattttagcgaggtagtgggcgattaaaaccattttacatcgattgtgaattgaaactattttcaattctccctttagtgattacacacgtttagggcttccacaaaccatgagtgacacctagcagcatatcatggttacccaagctaatcagaagaggatagagaacctattcagtttgggattacaaatgcaatacggtccttctctaatctaatactcttgaccacattgtttggtatgatagtttatttattcatgtctactatccaatgtgattcatgtgcttatatgatttccttgaatgtgatttggaacgcattccctaatctcattcatactctggccagagattccaaatcatatcatagagtattctccctcaactgtttgaaggttagagatcccttgttgcgcattcacttgtctccatagctaagtggcttaaccccaacgatgccgtggacaccccgagggggtgactttgacataatcaaagatcaaggacttaaccacaagacaactgtgatgcctcaggtcaaaggactactttgcattatcccaaccatgagttctcatgtgacatggaatataagaactcttcgttgatcacgttcagtgaactcattctctattgagcacctacgtacttgtcttgatgtcacacacaccaatgactcgagactaatcactctccctgagagaagacatagtacgtactgatcttaacggactgtcaacgcccaattgacaatcctatgatcaggaacgtttaggatgtgtctacgaaagaatggtctcatgaatctaacttcattagattacattctcccaatcacatattccttggactttatcgtttaagcatataacatttatatgagacggctcaaacaataatgtatgccctttatatgtaaaactagattagtttaacatgtgaaatgtccgtaaagtatcatcacatgattggctttagggcacatttccaacactgtGTTTATTAAATTAAGGGACACTTTGTatgcggtccctaactatcaatattctttaattgaaaccttgttagtttttagtttttgattgaggtccctgacattaatgtaataatgtaagttactatgtttttaaattaaaaattaaaaattgaaatttgtaattgtttatattaatgagattttaaataaaacccataatttatgggattaaaaataataaaatataaattatactctctattatattgtgtgtgtgtgtgtgtacatatatgtatgggtacattaaccaaaattaacaaaaaaattattgtaccaaaacatggatacattctcaaatcaacgaaaaagaatgtacccatataagtttaaacatggattaaaaaatttgaatggattttatattaaaaaagggtacattttacatataacaaattgatatatttgagaatgggtacatttaagattaaaaatattgaaaaattatatgaatgagtacatttaagattaaaaaaaattgagaatctttttatatataaaaaaaactaataggtacaaacttaatttaatttaattttttattattttggaaatgtttgaattgaaaattaattagaagtttaatagaggtgtgagtattaaaccctaaattaattactaatttttatattaaaaattatataataaacatgtaaattcattatcacattaatgatagggacttgaatcaaaatttgagaactaataaggtcttagtcaataaacaataagaactagggaccggatactaattttttcttaaattaaattattggATGGACAGAGGACAAAGATGGACTAGTTGATCCATCAAAAGCACTCATGAGAGCACAATAATAGAAAGACTAGGCCCCCTAACCcccctcccaaaaaaaaaaaaaaaaaatcttgcacGACAGTCATCATACTATGTTAAAAAActaggacttggattgtctgccctcctcaTCCCATGTCCTTTTCATCTCCTTCTATTTTTGTGATcacagttaagtcacgttaacattttatatttctattgCTTTTTgccttattatttctataaaaatatcaaaataaaatgttgacgtgacttaattgTGACCACATAAATAAAAGGGTAGGAAAGGGGGTGAGACGGGGGAGGGCATACAATCAAGGTCCAAAACACTATTGTCGATATAATGAAATGATATGACTTGATACGAAAGATCTTTATGTCTTTCACGACTCTTTCTATGCCAAGTGAAATTCAAAGAAAGTGATTTATAAACACATTTCTTAAtttctcacacatctttttttttagCCAGTAAATTAGATAAGTTAAGATAATCAACaatgataattaaataaaagagtataaaatgctaaaaaaaatgtgtatttgccatttctctatttttatttcGTTGTTAGTCACTAGTCGTATTTTCCATTTTATTCATGTTATGATTCACGTGTCAATGAACGTCAAAGTCTGAAAACACCAAACAAATAAAAGTTGATGTGAACTCTGGGACCATTTCCACAATCCTATATATTATGACTTTTTTCAAGTTCTGATTTGATTGATCTATACAGTGTTGAATAAAATACTcgaaatttaatatatatatatatatatattgttgtaacgtttttaaaattttaaatatcacaaaactatatatttcattGATGACTTTTAAATGCCTGGTAATGCACAATTACGCCTTAAAATTTTAATGCTAAATGGTTTCGttgaaatatttattttgaGCTTATACATTCCGCTTCGaatataatattttgtatttacATCTATTGAGTAAGAAGattctaaataaaaatttagttacaatacttaatgtattttaATACAATTATTATCTTTCATGTGAATTGTAGCCAATCTCTCTAAATACGATTTGGCTATTGTGACATTTCACATCGTCCAtgagagtgatccttaaatgtatatttacatccctacctagcacgaggtcttttgggagctcactggcttcgggttccacaggaactccgaagttaagcaagaaggaggccagagcacttccaggatgggtgacccactgagaagttgctcgtgaattcccaaaaacaaaactatgagggaatgataagcccaaagcggacaatatcgtgctacaatgGTGGAACATGccagggatgtggtggacccgggccggatgtgacaaatggtatcagagccaatccttggccggaagtgtgttgacgaggacgtcgagcccttaagggggggtggattgtgacatcccacatcgcccaggggagtgatccttaaatatacattcacatccctacctgcacgaggccttttgggaactcactggcttcgggttccgtaggaactccaaagttaagcgagaaggaggccagaacactctaggtagagatgtgaatatacatttaaggatcactcccctgagtgatgtgggatgtcacagctataatatttatatttgtttaatATAGTCATCATCTTGATTGTCAATAAAAGttcatgtaaatacaaattTCAAACTCGGCAATAGTTCAAATATGCTTTACACTGTCCTTCATAATTAGTTGTTTTAAtaaaatgtctttttttttcaaaaaaaaaatgaagataaaataaaataaaaactcagtAATTGTTCAAATATGAAACTAATTAAGCTAGCTAAACTTTGAGTCTATTGCTGTTAGTTGAAGAAATCATTGCAATTAACGGGATTATCATGTATAAAcaattttgtttgtaccatacttgaccaatctcaaaactactgagcatcggtcaacgttatgcTGTCAacgacctagaagagtttccctccaactaggacgccaatcacagcgcgacacgtgtcgacatcagaagccaatcatagcgtgacacgtgtcaacattagaagccaatcacaacacaacacaacacgtgttaatgtcagaatgaaactagaaactttcttctataaatatagatcattctctcacgATATTTCCGAaagtcatttgtactaaatcattcacttgtactcactaaatgagagcttgaacctatgtacttgtgtaaacctttcacaattaatgagaactcctctactccgtggacgtagccaatctgggtgaaccacgtacatcttgtgtttgcttccctttctctatccatttacatacttatccatactagtgactagagcaatctagcaaaggtcacaaacttaacattttctattgtaataaagtcctcaccgatttgtgcatcaacaaattaaaaaaagtaaacTAAAAGTAGATTACCAAAAACGAAGTTGTGATGAATAAAGTTGAAGTGATATGCATATACACATAGGGAAATGAAAATAACACACCACTTTTCATTCCCACACACTTTTGTttacttttctttgttttctcttaatttattaaatcagataataaaaaaataaagataatgCTAAGGAAATCAAATTTagataaaatttacaaaccaaatgatgtgttataaatagaaaataagcacgttaatcaatatttaaataataattcgatcatcaacatccacatcatttgattaatataatttggtttagaaatttgatctccctagcattaaCCAAAGATTAATGCATGTGCGGTTATCATTAAGCTAATTaaggtaatgctagagagacaaatttttaaactaaatttcgagaactaaatgatgtggatgttgatgattgattaacatacttattttctattggtgacacattattatttgatttgttaatttgattttaaattttggttttcctAACATTATCCTTAAACTAAACCTAGCTACAAATTGTGGAGGTGGCAGCTAGCAAGCCTATCATTTAatattgggaactttaacgaaaagcacccggtactgttcactttaacgaaaaaccacatttttacactaaaaagtcaatcatggtactattcactttaccctttattttgtccttatcattaaaactcaaagttttcaaacccttttcattagttttccttttaatattTATATAACATAACAATATTCGATTTTTATGAGGGGAGGGAGCGAGGGATCGAGAAGCATATATTGTATGCGTACGTAGATCGATCCCATAATCTCCACGTTCATGTTGGAAACTTGGAaggaatgcatatatatatgtggatgTATGTATATGTTGATAATTTGTATGTAATCTTGCAGAGAAAGCTAAACAACGAAATTCAAGTAATTTGTATGTAATCTTGCAGAGAAAAGCTAAACAACGAAattcaagagagagaaagctagagagagagagagagaggaaaattTTGTTTCGACTGAATTTCATTCAATATAATAATTACAACAGAATGTCCGAATTGGTCGAGCGGTTGTAAAAGTTTGTAtgcacatgtgtgtgtgtatttatatatatttgacgAGTAGAATTACACATGGTACTGTGCCTGTGTGCCATGCATATTGCATTCCATGTCTGTACAAAATAGGGAATTATTAGAAGGCAGTGAGGAAGTAGGATTATTTTCCCCCctattcttattttcttttctccttctttatattattttatattttattatctttataaaaaattaatataaaatgttgatatgaTTAAACTGAAATcgttcaaattaaaaaaaaaaaaaaaggaaaaaaagattaGATGGGAGGTCCGTAGCTGAGCTGCTTGCTGAGGGAGAAGTGAGAGTCAGAGTGGCCCACGTAGAAATGACGAGGATGTTCACATTTCTAAGTAGATTCCTAACATGCATGCTCTTCATATTATTTGTTTTCTGTCTGAAATACATATATTTATGTAAACATATGCCTCCACACACACATTGAAACTctcaaatccaatccattttTAATCCTCTCAAAATCCTTTTGTATCTACTTAATATTAGtctgtgtctatatatatagcCAATTTTGGATTGGACATCACTCAAAAGCATCTTTGTATATATAATGATTTGGACATCACTTAACTTGCAcgaacatatattatatatataggggTATGATATCCACAAAACCCaatttacttctcacacacctttctaattttcgaccgtcagatcggatgaattgaagaagatcaacggatagaaattaacaaaggtgtgtgagaagtaatttggggggtATGGATAACACACCTCTGTATATAATGCGTGTGTAACGTGGGAGGGCAAACCACATTATTGTCCTAGAAATCAGGGTTTCTTGATCCTTATTATGTATGATCTGTACACAAAGCTGTCGAGATTATAGGTAAAATGTAATAACCCGCATGCATTAAGCGAGGTATTAAACTAAAAACTTGTGGAATATTACGCCCAAAAACTCCTTCCAATGAGTTGAGTTGAGTTGAGTTGGGTCAATCAACTGCACAAATCCAGTTTTCTTATTCAAACAATATGTCTGAATCCTGATGATAAATGTATGTCTCATGTCTGTATATTAATTCTATATACCAGACAAGACATCTAAAAATCTGCAATAAACTAACTGTGTAATGTGTGTGGAAATACATTGTTTTAGGCCATTTTCTACCAATAACAATTTTACCATACAAATCATCTCAAAAATTACAACTCTATGatttctttttatcaaattgttaattttttttcatctttatCATATCTTACATTTAATTTTGAGCAAAATGAATATCATGGATGAAAACGAGTAAAATGAGAATTGCAAATTCAAAGAGGAGCGACTAAGTATCATGCAATAAATTAATTATGTGGCGGTACGACTGCCACATTAAATTTTATTGATGGCTAAATCAAATTGTTCACTTTCTACAgatttttgttctttaatttctgGTTCTTCAAATTTAGTTTAGTAGTTGTTTGTTGCATTCGCTCTGTTTTTCGGTTTCTCTCTCGGGAAGTCAGGGCGTATTGTAAGAGCGGGTATTTTTGCAATCTTTTATAATTCAGTTGCTGTTGGTGGTTGCGATTATTTCTCACTTCGAAagactctctctcttcctttctccttcTATCTCTCCTTGatgtttttctctctctaaaattggCTCTGTATCTACTTCCTCCCTTCTGATAACGTTCACGAAGATGCTTGCTTTATGCAGAGCCGTGACTTGAGCTGCCTGCTCTGCCCATTCTCTCTCTGCAGCTCTGCTGTGATTTTggcattttcttcttttggattCGTAGAATTCGAGCTTGATCTGGGAAAGGAAGGACAACCCATTGGGGTCGTGCAATTGGAGAGCTTTCTAGCCGGATTCGGGGACAATGATTCGTGGTGAAAAAGTTGGTATTCTGAATTGGATCTTCTTACATAGATCTGCTTTCCTGATCTgaaaagggaagagagaaatagagagggGGTTATTGAAAGAGAAAAGTGTTTTCCTTTCCTGGAAAAGGGAAAAATTCAAGTGCTTGCTGGGGAATTCTGTAGCAATTTGGTCGCAGATTGTAATTAAGGTGGATTAATCTGATCAAAAGTGAGTGAATTTAGTGGATTGATTTGGATGGTTAATCAAAGGCCGTGAAATTGAAGGGCGTTGGGGGTTATTTGCGACAGTTTGCGACGACGGATCCGTCAATAAAAAAGAGTGCGGGGTTGTATTGCTCATCAGCTGGTCTGGAGTGCCTACTAAACATTATCAGGGCCCTGAGAATGGGTTCCTGCTTGTCTGTAGAAAGCAGGAGCCCTCTGCCCAATTCGCCGTCGTCTCCCTCCTGTGAAGTCCGGCGGCGGAAGAGCTCTAAGAAGAGAATGGGGTCGAGAAATTCGTCCTTCGATTACCGCCGGGAAGAACAGCTGCACAGAATTCCCGGGAGAATGTTCCTCAATGGGTCCAGTGAAGCTGCATCTTTGTTTACCCAGCAGGGCAAGAAAGGAACCAATCAGGATGCCATGATTGTTTGGGAGGTAAaatgtattcttttttcttttcctgcAGCCTTATTGATATATTTACGGATTCATCAATTTTAAATCTGCATGAAAAATCCAAGTgtgcaaatttttattttttgtattatgATCAATTCAGCTGAAAGAAATTGTACTTCCTGTAGTTCTACTTCAAGAAAGGAAAAACCATTTTCTATTAGTTGGCTGCAGTTTTTCCACCCTTTTTGCCCAAGGAAATTATCCAGACTAGCAAAACTTACTTCTGTGTTGGCAGTTGAATTCTTTGTTTAATCATTTTCCTCAGCTATTACAAGTCGTTTGCAGAGCAAATTGGCTCACCTTCATTGTCAATGTGTTTATTACTTTACGTGGACGGATTCTGGCATGCATTAACCTTCGCTTCAGATAGTTTGATCCTTGTTTTCTTGTATCCgtgtttttaaacttatatattttGTATCACTGTTTGATCCTTGTTCTCTGAATGTTACGTTTTGAGATTTTGCTGTGATATATGTATCTTAAGAGGAAACATATCCAGGGGTGAACAATGTTATTATTGTCTAAATCTTTTAAATATGAATTTCAGAATTTCTGTTCGAGAACAGACACAGTTTTCTGTGGTGTTTTCGATGGGCACGGTCCATTTGGTCATATGGTTGCTAAAAGAGTGAGGGACTCTCTTCCTCTGAAATTGAGTGCAAACTGGGAAGTGAAAATTACCAATGATGAAGTTCTCAAAGGGATCAGCCTCAACACTGCAGGAAGCTTGAATTCAGATGATACTGCTTTTGTATCTGTTGATGAAGATCTCAGGCCCTCCGTGGATGTTGACGAAACAGAAAAAAACCCTGAGATCCTTCAGGCACTGAGAGAGTCATTTCTGAAGGCTTTCAAAGTTATGGACAGGGAGCTGCGAACAACACCAAGTATCGATTGCTTTTGTAGTGGGACAACAGCGGTAACTTTGATTAAACAGGTGCTTTCATATCCTTTGCAAACttgttctaatttttttttttttttttttttgggtgatatGCTCATCttgatcatgcatgtattgGCGTGTTTCTTAGGGTCGGGATTTATTCATTGGAAATGTTGGGGACTCCAGAGCCGTTCTGTGCACGAGAGATAGAGATGACACTCTAAGTGCAATTCAGTTGACTGTGGATCTCAAACCAAGTCTTC
Proteins encoded in this region:
- the LOC126593114 gene encoding probable protein phosphatase 2C 33, with amino-acid sequence MGSCLSVESRSPLPNSPSSPSCEVRRRKSSKKRMGSRNSSFDYRREEQLHRIPGRMFLNGSSEAASLFTQQGKKGTNQDAMIVWENFCSRTDTVFCGVFDGHGPFGHMVAKRVRDSLPLKLSANWEVKITNDEVLKGISLNTAGSLNSDDTAFVSVDEDLRPSVDVDETEKNPEILQALRESFLKAFKVMDRELRTTPSIDCFCSGTTAVTLIKQGRDLFIGNVGDSRAVLCTRDRDDTLSAIQLTVDLKPSLPAEAERIRKCRGRVFALQDEPEVARVWLPNNDSPGLAMARAFGDFCLKDFGLISVPDVSYRRLTEKDEFIVLATDGIWDVLSNKEVVDVIATAPARPSAAQALVETAVRAWRQKYPTSKVDDCAVVCLFLDLDSNIVSTAANNGSNEKEQPTTADEVNAEDLSETASLVRSGTVRTAEEILADEEEDEEDEEDEEDDEEEGGRKENAAEEMNSEPGVEWSALEGVSRVNTLLNLPRFTPTKEDKKVWKKV